DNA from Brassica napus cultivar Da-Ae chromosome C4, Da-Ae, whole genome shotgun sequence:
CACATACGTTTGTTCAGAGGTTAGCTTatgttccttcttcttctccctagCTTCCATGCTTTATATACACACAGGTTTCACTGTGACATCATCAACCGCGCATTAGATCAATATCAGCATGAGCATGGCGCATATCCATTTGCCTTGAACCTGTTGACCATATCAGGTTTTGGCCTTGTGTGTGTTGTTGAGGAACAGGGGAAACAGTGTTGTTATTATTGTCCAGAGCTTGATGATCATTTGTGTCTTGGACATTTTCAGAACCTTCTTCTCCTCGTTTCTTGTTCTTTATCTTTGGAGCTGCCCATATAAAACTCCCTACAATAACCTGATAGGCCCAAGAAAGCTATATTCAATCCCCAAGACTTTTGACTTTAAACGAAAAATCTTAAACCAACCTGAACAGGACTAGCTGCTATTAAAGGTCCTCCAATAGCACCACCAATCACACGCCCATCAGGGCTAGCAAGAGAAACAGATAAGTTTCCAGTTCTATTCCGGAAACTTCCATCAGTTGGGACAAGATAAGATATTGATAAGGCTAAGATCTCAAACCGGCCCTGGAGATTTATTACACAACGTAtgtttcaattaaaaaaaaaccaacaatGTTTTTTTCTCTGTAGTAAGAAAGTTTCAAAACTTAACCTCGTACTGAATAGCTCCAGGAGGTGATGATGACTGAAGCAGCGTTGCAGTAGAGACAGCTCCACTAGCAGATAGAACGCAAATCGCTCTTGGACCTTGTTGAGAGAAAGCTATAACCTTTGATGCAATATCCTAGTAACAaagtttttataagttttacaGAAACAATTCATGAAAACTTTGTAATAGTGATTGAACATTACTTCTCCTATAGAAACCAAGATCACGTGTGGCGTGAAGCTCATTCCAGAAGATGAAGGCATCATCAACTCacctaaccaaaacaaaaaaaaaaagctcatcTAATTAATATTCATGTTCTTgatctattttaggaaagtttaaAACTCTTCCCATGCATTAAGAATAGACAATTTGATTCTGACTCAAGAAAACATTAACTAGTTCTGGCTCTGGATCTATTTTGGGAAAGTTTAAAACCTTTCCATGCATCAAGAATAAACAATTAGATTCTGACTCAAGAAAACATTAAGTAGTCCTGGTTCTTgatctattttaggaaagttttaaaCTTTTCCCATGCATCAAGAATAAAACAATTAGATTCTGACTAAAGAAACCATTAACTAGTCCTGGTTCTTgatctattttaggaaagttttgaACTTTTCTCATGCATCAAGaataaaccacaacaaaatgttTCTTTATAACTAGTCTTGGTTCTTGATCTTACCGGTGGAACTCAATCTCTGTTTCTTGCCAGAGCCAGGAGGTCGACCACGGCCGCGTTTGTTAGAGCTGTTAATGGttgaaacagaggaagaagacaatgcCAAAGAAACAGAACCGTCTTGTCCGTATTTTCTAGGCCGTCCTCTCTTACGTTTCATCGGAGTTTCACtcgttggaggaggaggaggaggaggagagatcATGTGAACGCCTACATGATGAGGAACAGCTCcagttgctgctgctgctggagAAGGGTCACCGTGTAAAGGAGGAGATCCGAACCCGGTGGAGCCTGAACCGAATGGAGAGTTTGGGTTATGTAAGTGACGAAGGCCTTGTTGTTGCTGTGAGGATCCGTGAAACGTAGGAGGAACCGACCCGGGTAGTCCTCTTTGGATGTAGTAAGAGCCTGACCCGGTTAAACCCATTGGATCTCTTTGATCCATTTAGCATTTACAGTTGAAGAGAGAAAGATCTCTTAAAAGTGGTTTACTAGAGGAAAGAGTGAAGAAACCTTTGTGGCTTAGAATTATGAGGTGAGAGACTGAGAGAGGATAAAtggataagaaagaaaaaaaaacagaatcaaaGGTGGAGACTTtatgaaagatattaaaaacttGAGGAGAAAGGAACATGCAAAAGCTTATAAACTTCTCAGCTTACTCTCTTTCATTCTTTcaccaaaaacaagaaaagcttTCTCTTCTATTCATAATGGCTAAGAAGATTTGAGTTTGatgttggttttggttttggtttaggtttagggttatctctctgtctctctctttcttctggGGTTTCTTGGTAACAGAGGgaaacagaaacaaacaaacaaacctctAACAGACCATCAAAGCAAAAGCATTTACTGTGAGGATAACAATGAgatcattcattttttttcttctttcttctgaaAAGATAGTATTGAAGTTCAAAATCCTAATGAGATTTTGACTGTAGCTCTACATAGCAACTAGGCATCTGTGCCTCATGACTCATATGGCCACACGCTTGATCAGGAGCGTGTACCACACAGCAGCAGCTTGTCAGTGACCTTTTTTCTTCACAACACAAAATCTACAAGACTATTCACTTTTCAAGCTCAAAGGACTAGTCTCTACTATTCCTGTAAGTCTAGTAAACAGGCTAATCAGACTCCTCACTTCTCAAGATGAAAATACTAGTCTCTACTGTTTCTGTAAGTCTAGTAAACAGACTAATAATCTCTTTGAGATTGGTCTGAAACAGAAGGATTGGTTGAGAGAGTGGGGTACACACGTGGGAGAATGGAGAGTGTGAGAGGATTGGCCTTTGTGGTCAGAGGGGTACCCACTTTGAGCGCCATTTTGATAAGAGGCTGAGAAGAAAGACATCTCTCAAAATATCTCTCATAAGGACCCCATTGATGTGATGATATAACCCCTTAGAGCATCCCAGTTGGTGAAACCCCCATTCGGGGTTCATACcaattttttaatatagttaTAGTGGGATCATGAATAGTGATGAACCTTTTGATATTGTGTTTCTGCATTAGTGAACCCGAAGAAAGGGTTCATAggaattaaaataatatttttttttaaaaaatttagttttgaatttttttttaatacatgaataaaatataataatttataaatttttataaaattttattcattacATTGATAATTGATGAACATACAAAGATTATTCACTACTAAATTTTTGTCATacattttcaactaaatcagctttcaacCTATCATGTTTCCCTGAATCCCGAACTTCATTGCGCATGCCTAGCTTATTATCTGAATGCAAACTTTCTCTCCTTTTGACCTTCGAACATCTGCTTGACTCTCCTGACTCGAACTCAGATGTATCCCTAGAATTTTCGATACAAATGAGAGAAATGAATCTCTCTCCCCTTTCCACCGCGTGACGTCGACGCTGCGTCTCCAATAACTTGGCGACACGTGGTGTGAACCCGTATCGGACGGGGTCACTCGTAAGGGGCGGGTCGTGAGAATTAACCCATTAAATCTTTATTTTCAAAGGTCCAGCCCTATGAAACTGAGCCCATTAACCTGTCTAAAACCTCTAATGGGGCtgctcttagagcatgattaatgaaaattcttaaagtgGAGTTCTTACCAGAATATAAgaatccgtctcttaacttttaactaaaaaaagctaaaaaccggctcttaaataagaatttaagaac
Protein-coding regions in this window:
- the LOC106392035 gene encoding AT-hook motif nuclear-localized protein 9-like — encoded protein: MDQRDPMGLTGSGSYYIQRGLPGSVPPTFHGSSQQQQGLRHLHNPNSPFGSGSTGFGSPPLHGDPSPAAAATGAVPHHVGVHMISPPPPPPPTSETPMKRKRGRPRKYGQDGSVSLALSSSSVSTINSSNKRGRGRPPGSGKKQRLSSTGELMMPSSSGMSFTPHVILVSIGEDIASKVIAFSQQGPRAICVLSASGAVSTATLLQSSSPPGAIQYEGRFEILALSISYLVPTDGSFRNRTGNLSVSLASPDGRVIGGAIGGPLIAASPVQVIVGSFIWAAPKIKNKKRGEEGSENVQDTNDHQALDNNNNTVSPVPQQHTQGQNLIWSTGSRQMDMRHAHADIDLMRG